The Microbulbifer hydrolyticus genome has a segment encoding these proteins:
- a CDS encoding BCCT family transporter, producing the protein MTDSSDNSNQQPAHFNPPVFYSATAVLLLMVAYAVLAPDNATSTFQSLQEWVVTHMSWYYVLTVAIILIGTIAIAMSSFGEIKMGPEHAEPDYDFVSWFAMLFSAGMGIGLLFFGVAEPVMHYLEPPVGETGTVYAAEEAMVLTFFHWGFHAWAIYAIVALILAYFSYRHKLPLTLRSALYPMIGERIYGPIGHAVDVFAIVGTVCGVATTLGYGVLQINSGLNHLFGLPVGPTVQVVLIIVTTILATISVVLGLDAGIKRLSQLNMTLAAILLIMVLLLGSTIYLLQAFVQNFGTYLSQIVDKTFDLFAYAPTDWLGGWTILYWGWWMSWSPFVGLFIARISRGRTIREFVVGAMLVPALVTMLWMTFFGNSAIHMILDQGLTELGEIVAKDQSVALFQFLEQFPFSSVFSFVAVLMVIVFFVTSADSGALVVNMLSSHGRDDTPLWQRIFWCFLIGTVAVALLLAGGLGSLQTAVIASALPFSAILLISMYGLVKALRTDTTKRITQSAVVAPISARNPVVWQRRLKNALQLPSLAEVHEYIRDIGQPALDEFAEEMRKNGYETTVKEKGDQWIQLEVSHGEEVEFIYGIYPKATMKPDASHPEKELNDTYDDGSPDTYFRAEVHLYEGGQDYDVMGWTKEQLLTDMVTQYERHLQFLHTLR; encoded by the coding sequence ATGACTGACTCTAGCGACAACAGTAACCAGCAGCCGGCGCATTTCAATCCCCCGGTTTTTTACTCGGCAACAGCCGTGCTGTTATTGATGGTCGCCTATGCGGTGCTCGCTCCCGACAATGCCACTTCAACGTTCCAGTCTCTACAGGAATGGGTCGTTACACACATGAGCTGGTACTACGTACTGACCGTGGCAATCATCCTGATCGGCACCATCGCCATCGCCATGTCGAGCTTTGGCGAGATCAAAATGGGCCCGGAACACGCGGAGCCCGACTACGATTTTGTATCCTGGTTTGCCATGTTGTTTTCAGCCGGCATGGGCATCGGCCTGCTGTTCTTTGGTGTAGCCGAACCGGTGATGCACTACCTCGAGCCACCGGTGGGTGAAACCGGGACCGTGTACGCCGCAGAAGAGGCTATGGTACTGACATTTTTTCACTGGGGGTTTCATGCCTGGGCAATTTACGCGATTGTTGCACTGATACTCGCGTACTTCAGCTACCGGCATAAGTTGCCCCTGACGTTGCGCTCGGCACTCTACCCGATGATCGGCGAGCGAATTTATGGCCCGATCGGGCATGCCGTCGATGTATTTGCGATTGTCGGCACGGTGTGCGGTGTCGCAACCACGCTGGGCTACGGCGTATTGCAGATCAACTCCGGGCTCAATCACCTGTTCGGACTACCGGTGGGGCCGACCGTCCAGGTTGTCCTGATCATTGTTACCACCATTCTTGCCACGATTTCGGTGGTGCTGGGCCTGGACGCGGGAATCAAGCGTCTGTCCCAGCTCAACATGACGCTCGCCGCGATCCTTCTGATCATGGTGCTGCTACTGGGAAGTACGATATACCTGCTGCAGGCCTTTGTGCAAAACTTCGGGACTTACCTTTCCCAAATCGTCGACAAAACCTTTGACCTTTTCGCTTACGCACCTACCGACTGGCTGGGGGGCTGGACCATTCTGTACTGGGGCTGGTGGATGTCCTGGTCGCCGTTTGTGGGGCTGTTTATTGCAAGAATTTCCCGCGGCAGAACCATTCGGGAATTTGTGGTTGGCGCCATGCTGGTTCCCGCGCTGGTAACCATGCTGTGGATGACATTTTTTGGAAACTCCGCCATCCATATGATCCTCGACCAGGGATTGACGGAACTCGGTGAAATCGTCGCCAAAGACCAGTCGGTGGCTCTGTTCCAGTTTCTGGAGCAATTCCCCTTCTCGTCAGTGTTCTCCTTTGTGGCAGTGCTCATGGTGATTGTCTTTTTTGTGACGTCGGCGGATTCCGGTGCCCTGGTGGTCAACATGCTCTCGTCCCACGGCCGCGATGACACGCCATTATGGCAACGGATCTTCTGGTGTTTCCTGATTGGCACGGTTGCCGTTGCGCTGTTGCTTGCCGGTGGCCTCGGCTCATTGCAAACCGCGGTCATTGCCAGCGCGCTGCCCTTTTCTGCGATTTTGCTGATTTCCATGTACGGGCTGGTCAAGGCGTTGCGCACGGATACCACCAAGCGTATTACCCAGTCGGCCGTCGTCGCGCCGATCAGCGCCCGCAATCCCGTTGTGTGGCAGCGACGACTGAAAAATGCCCTGCAACTGCCTTCACTCGCCGAAGTACACGAATATATCCGTGATATCGGCCAACCGGCGCTGGACGAATTTGCGGAAGAGATGCGCAAGAATGGCTACGAGACTACGGTAAAAGAAAAAGGTGACCAGTGGATTCAGCTGGAAGTCAGCCACGGCGAAGAAGTCGAGTTCATCTACGGCATCTATCCCAAAGCCACGATGAAGCCCGATGCGAGCCACCCGGAAAAAGAGCTGAATGACACTTACGATGACGGGTCGCCCGACACCTACTTCCGCGCGGAGGTGCACCTGTACGAAGGTGGCCAGGACTACGATGTGATGGGCTGGACCAAAGA
- the arfB gene encoding alternative ribosome rescue aminoacyl-tRNA hydrolase ArfB, producing the protein MLKISRSIEIPLEEIEMHAMRAGGAGGQNVNKVSTAIHLRFDIQSSCLPPYIKERLLGLRDQRITADGVVVIKGQRFRTQEKNRADVLERLRELISSVVKTPKARVPTKPTRGSKERRLKHKTRRGQIKSLRGKVSDH; encoded by the coding sequence ATGTTGAAAATTTCTAGAAGTATCGAAATTCCTCTCGAAGAAATCGAAATGCACGCGATGCGCGCTGGCGGTGCTGGTGGCCAGAACGTCAACAAGGTGTCCACAGCGATTCACCTGCGTTTCGATATTCAGTCCTCCTGCCTCCCTCCGTATATAAAGGAGCGCCTGCTAGGCTTACGTGACCAGCGCATTACTGCTGACGGGGTAGTGGTAATCAAGGGACAGAGATTCCGCACCCAGGAAAAAAACCGCGCAGATGTGCTGGAGCGGTTACGAGAGTTGATTTCCAGTGTAGTGAAAACCCCGAAGGCGCGGGTCCCGACCAAACCCACCCGGGGTTCCAAAGAGCGCCGGCTTAAACACAAGACTCGTCGGGGGCAGATCAAGTCCCTGCGCGGAAAGGTTTCCGATCACTGA
- a CDS encoding Ldh family oxidoreductase — MPTRYRAQDLKQFASDLFASSGLARERADVMAETFLQADLMGFTTHGLHRVASNLHWLKSGASRMSGEHNVLSDRESCFNWDADFLPGPWVVNQAIDQALARVGEQGVVTGVIRRSQHIACLAAYLPKIVERNCVGILACSTPAERTVSPQGCKTPLFSANPIAFCAPAADYPLLFDISMSVTAGGYVARAEREGKRLPEKYLKDRDGNLSDDPAAFANGGSILPVGAADHGYKGAALSAMLEVLSMGLGGYGRADQVAEDDEANSVFLQIIDPKAFGSEQNFLRQTAALTHLWESCETDDGDSVRVPGKRAWNLREDQMANGVSLYPTIVEDLNQLAEAHAKAFPEPIG; from the coding sequence ATGCCGACCCGATATCGCGCCCAGGACCTCAAGCAATTTGCCAGCGATCTATTCGCTTCCTCTGGACTTGCCCGCGAGCGCGCGGACGTGATGGCCGAAACATTTCTGCAGGCGGACCTGATGGGGTTCACCACCCACGGCCTGCACCGCGTTGCCAGCAATCTGCACTGGCTGAAAAGCGGTGCTTCACGTATGTCCGGGGAGCACAATGTGCTGTCGGACCGGGAAAGCTGCTTTAACTGGGATGCTGATTTTCTACCCGGCCCCTGGGTCGTCAATCAGGCCATCGACCAGGCGCTGGCCCGCGTTGGCGAGCAGGGTGTGGTGACCGGTGTTATTCGTCGCAGCCAGCATATTGCGTGTCTTGCCGCCTACCTTCCCAAAATTGTGGAGCGCAACTGCGTGGGTATTCTCGCCTGTTCCACTCCCGCGGAGCGGACCGTTTCCCCTCAGGGATGCAAAACGCCCCTGTTCTCGGCCAACCCCATCGCCTTCTGTGCGCCCGCCGCAGATTATCCGCTGTTGTTTGATATCAGTATGTCGGTCACCGCCGGCGGTTATGTGGCGAGGGCCGAGCGCGAGGGCAAAAGACTGCCAGAGAAATATCTTAAAGACCGCGACGGCAACCTTTCCGACGACCCGGCAGCATTCGCTAATGGAGGCAGTATTCTGCCGGTCGGCGCTGCGGATCACGGCTACAAGGGCGCGGCTCTGTCGGCCATGCTGGAGGTGCTCTCCATGGGGCTCGGCGGTTACGGTCGTGCGGACCAGGTGGCGGAGGATGATGAGGCCAATTCGGTTTTCCTGCAGATCATCGACCCGAAAGCGTTCGGCAGTGAGCAGAACTTCCTGCGACAGACCGCCGCGCTCACTCACCTGTGGGAGTCCTGTGAAACGGACGATGGCGATTCGGTGCGGGTTCCCGGGAAGCGGGCATGGAATTTGCGTGAGGATCAAATGGCGAATGGTGTTTCCCTGTATCCGACCATTGTAGAAGACTTGAATCAGCTGGCTGAAGCTCATGCCAAGGCTTTTCCTGAGCCGATTGGTTGA
- a CDS encoding amidase, whose product MNDFIRLSAIELLKGYQDKQFSPVEATEAMLAQIARCNPVVNAYNLVDEETTLAFARESEQRYQQGNPKGLLDGVPVAIKDVFLTPQWPTIKGSKTIDPKSTLGKEAPSVAALNRNGAVPLGKTTTPEFGWKGVTDNPVDGVTRNPWNPDKTAGGSSGGSAAAVPLGMGPLALGTDAGGSIRIPAGFSGLVGLKPSFGEVPHWPASPFGTLAHAGPMTWTVPDCALLMNVLAEADSRDTNAIPRRNIDYLAALEGEPEELLRGVHIAFSATLGYVQVEREVEESVRAAAKLLQSLGAEVTEVAPGFDDPLAAFGHLFYGGAANALRNISKKQRMLMDPQLVAVSEKAAQLSMLDYLEAANERAALCERMAAFHKKYDLLLTPTLPITAFTAGREVPEDWPSTRWPSWTPFTYPFNMTGQPAISVPCGFDSAGLPIGLQLVGARFDDRAVLRAAQAYQLAAPLTDKRPDLFFESSDEGATVGAGL is encoded by the coding sequence ATGAACGACTTTATTCGACTGTCTGCAATTGAATTGCTGAAAGGCTACCAGGACAAGCAGTTTTCGCCGGTCGAGGCGACAGAGGCCATGCTTGCGCAGATAGCACGATGTAACCCTGTGGTGAATGCGTACAATCTGGTGGATGAGGAAACCACACTGGCGTTTGCCCGGGAGTCAGAGCAGCGTTACCAGCAGGGCAATCCCAAAGGGTTGCTCGACGGTGTCCCGGTCGCCATCAAGGATGTCTTTCTTACACCCCAGTGGCCTACCATCAAGGGCTCCAAAACCATTGATCCCAAGTCCACTCTGGGCAAAGAAGCCCCCAGTGTTGCAGCACTCAACCGCAATGGCGCGGTGCCCCTGGGGAAAACCACCACGCCCGAGTTTGGCTGGAAAGGGGTGACCGACAACCCGGTAGACGGGGTTACCCGCAATCCGTGGAACCCGGACAAAACCGCAGGAGGCTCCAGCGGCGGCAGTGCCGCCGCGGTACCTCTCGGAATGGGCCCGCTGGCCCTGGGCACCGATGCCGGGGGGTCCATCCGTATTCCCGCGGGCTTCAGTGGCCTTGTGGGGCTGAAGCCCAGTTTTGGTGAAGTGCCACACTGGCCAGCGAGTCCTTTCGGTACACTGGCACATGCCGGACCAATGACCTGGACGGTGCCGGACTGCGCATTGTTGATGAATGTCCTCGCAGAGGCGGATAGTCGGGATACCAACGCCATTCCCCGCCGTAACATCGATTATCTCGCTGCACTGGAAGGCGAGCCGGAGGAGTTGTTGCGCGGAGTGCATATCGCCTTTAGCGCAACCCTTGGCTATGTGCAGGTCGAGCGCGAGGTGGAAGAATCGGTACGTGCTGCGGCCAAACTGCTGCAGTCGCTGGGTGCGGAAGTCACCGAAGTGGCGCCGGGGTTTGACGACCCGCTGGCGGCATTCGGACACCTGTTTTATGGGGGTGCCGCCAATGCGCTGCGCAATATCAGCAAAAAGCAGCGCATGCTTATGGACCCGCAGCTGGTGGCGGTTTCAGAAAAAGCCGCACAGCTTTCCATGCTGGATTATCTGGAGGCTGCCAACGAGCGCGCGGCACTGTGTGAGCGCATGGCGGCCTTCCACAAAAAGTACGACCTGCTGCTTACCCCGACGCTGCCGATTACTGCATTTACTGCTGGCCGCGAAGTACCGGAAGACTGGCCCAGCACTCGCTGGCCCTCGTGGACGCCATTTACCTATCCGTTCAACATGACCGGGCAACCGGCCATTTCCGTACCCTGTGGCTTTGACAGTGCCGGGCTGCCCATCGGCCTGCAGCTGGTGGGCGCGCGTTTTGACGACCGCGCGGTGTTGCGCGCGGCCCAGGCTTATCAGCTGGCGGCACCACTGACCGACAAGCGCCCGGATCTTTTTTTTGAAAGTTCGGATGAGGGCGCCACTGTGGGGGCGGGATTATGA